ATCtgtcccttcaaattctcccgcATCCCCGTCCTCCTCCCCCTCAGACATATCACTTGCCATGTCGTCCTCCCCTGAAGTATCTCCCTCCTCCATGTCCTCCTCTCCGTCAGACTCCTCTTCTTCTGATTCCTCCTCATCACTCTCAGACGATTCCTCAGCCCCACCCCGTCCCTCGGGCTGCATTCTGCTTTCCTCCTCGTCAAGCAATTCCCCTGCTCCTGgcacctcctcttccccagttCCCCGCTCCTCGAGTTCTGcctcgctctccatcccctccaccagaacTCCCTGTTCCCCAGGTGTCATCTCAATGCCAAAGGCCCTTCCTTTCCCTATCCCCTGTCCTTTGGgatctccctctgccatggcaCTCTCTTCAGGTGCAGATTCCTCTACCACAGGctgaccctctgcctgcagcacagccactgcttcgTCCTCGGGCAGCAAGTCTCCCAACCGTTCCgcttcttctcctgcctctttggtgaaaacttcttcctcttcaacAAAATGTGCCTCCTCAATTGCTTTTGTCTCCCCTAGCATCGTCCTTTCTCGTCCCGCTTTTTCTGATGCTTCctgcacatcaagtgttcttcttccttctgccacaaAAGTTCCGTCTGGtgctattaaatataaacaaaacaacagttttactgagaattgtgttagtgttaagGCTGTTTACAGGGCTATTGTTAAAGATGCTAtctctcccaagcaatgaggggacatTGGCATGGTGACAAGACgacagctggctctgctgcttctcatcatgcacctttgctctgactacgtttctagtgctgctgttcgGGCATCTGGCATAACCAATTTAAGCCAAAATGCCGATGCCCGAccatctttcaactctgacagctctgcttgCCCTCTgtactctccctccttccctcacctGCCTAGCAGGGAGCCCAGGTGTGTCTACGAAGTAGCTATAAGCTTGGCAGTAATGTTCAAAAGTTAAGAAATAGGTGGGAAATTGCTCACGTAAAATACgcacacacaggaaaaagaatactcAGCTCTTTGTGTAATTGCTTCCCATGGATTCTGTAATTACATCAGGGGAATAACACAAGGTCGATTCCTGCCCGCTGGGAATTTCACGGCAGTGCCCTCACTGAATTCTGTGCTGTGGGGTCTGTCCCgaggcagcccccccggcagcctgtgctgctgcaccagtgCTCTGTACAAACACGGCACGTTCCGGTTcttgaagaaaagagaagttttgtGCCACCACAAGGAACAAGAGCAATGTCTTTCCCAAGCTACCTTTCCCAAACTGTGCAAAGGCTGTCTTGCCCCAAATCATCTCCCACTCCTTTTGACTTGTTTTaccctcctgcactgctgctgcaccccacagttactgctttctgctgcttgctggcgCAACCCACTGTGCAACCAGAGCCCCTTTCTGGACGGCAGACAGAGAAGGCTCCAGGCCTCGAGGACGCTAtttgcctggcccatctctgccAGCCGAGTGGAGCTCGTGTCCGGCTTGCCACAACCCtccccctggccccgctgctccccgcgcccacccctcccttcctgcccttcagagccgGGCCCGACTCGCTCCCAGGTCTCCGCAGAGGGAACTGGAAGGTGCACAAggagcccaggtggctgcagacagtgcaggaaccaggagcaggcaggacaggctgggaagacagtttccagaaagagaagggaggatggggaaggagaggagagagctcagcaggtTGCTTCCTCCCACCAGACCCCACATCGCTAAACACTGGACCacacttcaaaattataattaaaaactcTACATTTTGCAATACAAGAAATCATGCCTTCGTCCAAGACGCATCTTGCACCAGGTTTGTTGCTTATGTTCACTACTAGCTTTCTGTAccttatattttaatttttttcttcttttatacatattatatatatatatatatatctacatatatataaaaaggcAGTTATCAATCACTACCATACTTTTACACCACTCACACTGAAAACCCTACCTCCTGAATCTGGGAGAGCTCAGGTCTACTACCAACATCAGTAACATGAAatcattttaaaactttctaagggaagttttggtacaaaatgaaaacatcccaaactgtcatcccagctcagagtaaaTATTCCTCTCTCCACAAAAGTACAGTGTCCAACCTGTCCAGCTGCTTATACAGGACTGAGTCTAATGTAATGGATTTTGCTGGTCCCTGCAAAATAGATGCTTTGTtcactttgcctgaaagaaaccaaatgctgtgtGGTGCATGGCATAGTCTGCCTGTTTACCTGCTTCGttagcagaaagagcagtttATTTACTCTGGCTGCTGATTACAACGTATTCCCTTCTGTAAAGTGAGGTCTTGCCTTGGGCAGAATGATAACAGGAACCGTGAGGttgtttcagcattaaagtatTCCAGATGAGGCACCGTGGCACCTGAGAAGGTAACAACTAGGAGATTCGGGTCTTTCCAAAGACCACCTGCCCCCCGGGAAGCAAACAGGTTTCAACCCCGATCCAGAGGGACAACTGCCACAGAAGTCGGGCTGCCCAGGAACTACATCTTCGCTACCCTGCTCTCTGCATCAGAAACACGGATCCGTGTGAAGACCAACACATGAAGACCACCAGGCTTTGAAACTAAATGGTACCGACTCTTGTCTGCAGTCAGCTGATGGGACTGAGGCAGAAGGAGTTTCACCTGACaaagaattactgaggaaaaagacaaTTGCTGACAGACCAGAGACAagaaggaacctccagcctcctgcatACACTCTCCAGATGAAAGACAACTCACCTTACAAGACTGTgctcttaggctacatagaggaaggaggtcaaaaggctcccagctgaccagaaaaacaaacttgcaaCACCCGGGATTAATGTGTCAACGTACAAGACCGTGCGCAACTTGCAATTTAAAAACAGTAGAGTtggcctgttcctgccagctctTAGAGccttagaggatggcagaaggaaatggaagagcagcagtgcagactgaagtcagttttaacctgtgggtttcttcgcTTTTCAGACTCACTGCCGCTGGGGAGCGGAAGCTTAAGGTGACCTTCCGGTACGGCTGATGGCCGCGGCAGGATGGCTGGCTGGAACACCCCCCGGGTGACAGGCAAGGCTCTTCTGTCGGGCAGACCACGCTCCCAGCAATGAATGGCTCaggctgcagggaccagaaacGTTCTTGGAGGGAACCAAGACCAAGCTGAAGGTTCCTCACTGCCAATTAGGCCAACTGCTCACCGGGAGATGAGCTTGGGAGACAAACGGGGCGCAGCacggagatggaggctgcagctcagctgccctccatctgtcagtcccaccctgcctgtcctggacattcacctccccaggagcccctgcgctacctggaagcaaagggaaactcgCTAGACTCCTGCTTTCCACAGCTCTTTTCTTGACTGGCACCCAGTTTTTCATGGCCTGGATTCTTTTCCTAGGACCATTACAGCTGCCAACAAAGCAGTTGTTTACTGTAATACAGGTTAACTACACATGACTGCAGAAGCCAGCTAGTCACCACCCAATTTTGTACAAGttaggagagaaaagagcagacaTAGGGTTTGATAGACtagcaaggaaagggaaagggcaagcacTTCTATAAAAAGACTTCAGATGAATCAGATCTCATCCCTGCTCAACAGCCAACCTCACCTTCACTGGCATCATACTCCCCACTTTCTAGgacctcttcttccacatctggaCAGGAGTCATCAGGTTCAGAATACACGTGACGACCACATCCAGGTGCCGTTGCTGTTTCCACCTGGACTGGACTGCAATCTTCAAGAACTATcacaaagttacaaaagaggaagccggaaagagaagccattaaaaagcaaaaggcgTGAGGCACAAATGACTGGGCAGCCACCACCTGGCAATGACTctggcacctccagcctgccccggacTCGCGCCTCTGTTGTGACAGGAGGTGTGTTCACAGTCCCAGAAAACACCACCGCTCCCAGACACTGACGAGAGTACAAACAGACAGAACCACTCCAACGTGCAGATTACACACTGCACCAGGGGAACCGTCAGCGATTCTCCCCAGTTCATTCACAGGCTTATGGTCCACAGGGATTTGAAtgccaaggtccctcttacaCGCTCTTTATTTATGTCCGACTCATAATATTGTATGCAAAAGTCACATCTGTGGCACCTCAGTTATCTGGATTTTATTCTGGACTCTGTATGCTGGCTGAACTGACCCAAGGGGCCCAACGGGTTCAGACACTCTTGAACAAGCGTCATCATATGCTGAACTAAGATGAGACAAAATCTGTCCACAACACGCACTCATAAAGATCCAGATCCCATTGCTATTAGCGcgttatttctgccaaagcagcactcatAGCTTACAAGAGGATTAGTGTActgattgctgaaacacagaaacgTAGCATCCATGCCCAAAAGCTTGCTATCCAAAATCTTGGTCTACCAACACTAAGACACATACTTAAGCTTAAGCgagtatttctttgaaaaaattacaggCCCAAGGCTCGGCAGATGACctcaaagcacaataaatgtacagagcatgtggaatTTCAGGACACAcgcagatgaaagctgaagccaACAACAGTGAAATGGGGTCATGTTGTCTTGGAGAATTTGTAaatagaaagaatggaaaagacctGCTTAAGGATGTGCAAAAACGCATAGCTAAACGCATAGCTAAAAAAAATGGtgttgaattaaagaaaaacttttaaaataatgaatatccagaaacatcttccactgtggagagctattaggcactttaccggtctcctaaaaaaatggaactagtaGTTGCTACTAACGCTGCTTGGAATATTTCCACCTATACTACTTTCAGGGAGtccttcattcaagcagaaagctcttcttgccctcaaaattaccaatgaattcttatgtttcatgaatttattattactactccgttgggagaaacccacatcttttttatcccttctctccacctcttctgttcagtggtggggaaaaaagtagtaagatttcatttcaaaggggaaaatatcaaaaatcaacaaataggaaagagaaagaatgatcatcacacactgctagagcttgagaggcagctgagtaaagtcacagagaagttcataatgccatgcactaacaagcagaaaatCGTACTGATTATTCCTGAATCACAAGCTATTTCTCATTATCACGAGAGAACAAAAGTTAAGATTCTTTTTGATCACTGCAATGATTTTATAAGCAAGGAAGTTTCAAACCTAATTGGAATTTCTGGTGGAATTTATACTTTCTGTAAAAAGACTGGATCTTCCTTGCAGCTGCAACCTTTTCACAACGAGCTGTATTGCTTAATATTGCCATTGCTTAATTCACCTAGAAATCCAAATGTGAAAGTTTCCGTTTAACTCGAGACTAGGACTGTCAAATGTAAGGAATGTAAAgtaactgattttgaaagagcaggaaatggagaaatcctggtACATTATGACAAGCAAGAGGCACAGAAGTCAGCTCAGGATCTCACaaagccatagaggagaaaagttaagaAGAACTAAAACACTGCCCCAAGGAAGAGGCAACGACGTGgtgaatggaatgctgctgttcatctAAGAAATGAGAACTTGCCTGCGAGTTTTCCATGGGATTACTGATGAAGATaatcccaggcaggcagcagggagagccgaGCTGACGGCATCTCCTCCCTCGGCCAGCACGGGCCAGCAGTGCGGCAGGGGACGCCGCCGAGGTTCTGGCTGCTCGGGGCCATTAAAGACAGCACTGCTAAACCACCAGGAGGCACGCTGGGTGTGCCGGGGGCTTCTCAGGTGAAAGCACCTATCCTCCGAAGGTGTGAGTGGTCTCGGACGTCAGTGACCGCTGACATTAAGTGCTGATCTGCCCAAGTATTTAGAGCTAATTTGCCGACTGGCTCCAGCTCCACTTCTGCACCGGTGCACTTCAGCAAagtctgctgtgagctggcacacccttacactgcctgtgggttttgctgcatttcagtgacGGATGGTTGAATTAATAACAGATAAAACAGCTATCTTTTCCCAATTCAGTAGGAATTGcatgctttttcatgtgttttcccCTTAACATGTACCGGGCACGCGCAAAATGTAAAACGtgcataaaaaatataaaacattcatCGGGTCAACTTCTTTAAGCCTCAGTATGAAAAAATCTAACCTTGTTCATCGTCCCAGAAGTCACTGTCAGAGTATTTatcatcttcatccttctcactgtcagagacctccaatgccttctctgataaggtttcactctccttttcagTGTCCAAGTCAGGTTTTTCATCACCTGAGGGTGACTCTGATGTTCCACTCATTTGATCgtcaatctgtctctcttctgcttcaatatcATCATCGtactctaaaatacaagaatcatactGTGAGACGGAATTCACAACTAATAAAGTTCTTTTTAAGCAGGCAGAGGTTAACTTCATCAGTCTCCTTTTGCCTGTAcatttgctctgtctttttaATGCCATGAGAGAATCTAGGACCACAGATGGAAGAGTAACAGCACATTATCATAAAAAAGCATCGTATTCTTCATAAACAGCATAGCAAAAAGCACTAAAGCTACTGAATGATGCATCAAGTGTGgtcaacacattaaaaacaacaaacaaaaccctcagcCGCTGAAAGGACTAGAAAAACTGAGAACTGGGcaaactcagaaagaaaatgccaCACAGTCTCTTgttacaggagaaaaaactgttgccatgaagaaaaaatgccagcaacagagaaaactggagaaagataATCTATTGCAGCACCAAGTAAGATAAATGTGGATTGACATGGCTAATCAGCAAAGCAGTGGCttacaaactgaatgaattaaatcaatacaGGCAAAGGGTGCTGCGCAGGAACACTCTGCCACCGCACTGCTCCCgtacctccttcagctcccacGTGAAATCCTCATACAAATGAGGCTTACAACAGATTTACCATTTCCACACCAACATGGTCTGGATTCCGTCCCAGGCCACGAGCCTGACAAGCTGTAGTAGctcacagacagctctgctcacatctgtagtaCAGACTGGCCCCACGCGTACGCATTAAAgaatcctcccctgcccagccgaGCTGCCGCGGTTggaaccccaggcaccagcgcaCGGTGATGTCAGTGATTTCCCCGTGACATTCAGTAATTccactgccaccaccagctcactgcgcgcgcagcagagaggcaacaaacccaaacggtgcaggagagctgccaccgctgacacaccagctgtccctcatggccatcacttctcacctttcAGATTTTATTGCCCGCCTCTTTTTCTTTCGATCGgtgcttttaaaacactgaagtgacagatgccagggacagaaataacGCGTAtctgatgcagaaccaattaggcagATAAACAgttacccagacaatgagaattaagggaataaggagattttttttttctgtggggtaataccccacctcctccctACACAACAGCCCCGTCTCTCTCCAGCCCCAGAGTGCCAAGCTGGGCACCCCTGTGACAAGCCACTCCGTTTGGGcactcacagccacagcagaacagagagcagagcctcccatctccacaaaCTTAACTCCGCCCTTGCCTTACAGGAGTGGGCATCGTGCACAGGAGGTTTAGGATTCCTGGCACGTGCCCACcgggtgcagggcagcagcacgtcagagcccccgcagtgggacacccctggcaggggcagccgaggctccagatgagcacagctcagcaccagcggctCTGGGCCCGCACGGACGCGGCTGGGCTCAGGCAACACCGGGCACcggaaagatgctgcttctggagccgttccagctgctctgcaagggcACCGCTTGGCATCCAGGCGGGACGGCACCGAGGCGGCCACCCCCCTCCAtgccggggggacggggttgtACCCCCTTTACACTGGTCACTCCCGCAGGcctgtgagcagggctggggacaagaggggcaggcacagaggacacagcggggagccagcccagcagcccatgAGCTGATCCGCGGGCACGCCGCGGTGCTCCCACAGCCTCGGGGACGGGCGGGagcgcagggagctctgcaccaTCTTCCCACGCCCGCTGAAAACGCCAGCACAGGGGGTCTGTGAGCTGGAATGAGGGGTGTCATCGGTGGaatcactcctcctcacaagtgacAATCTCCCAGCCATCGCCTCTTCCCAGGATCCCAGAACACAATTCACCTTTTACTGGTGCTATGGGATTGCACTCACGTCAGAGAGATGGGAATTGGGCTCCCATTATgcacttttccttctggagtaatAAGCAACATGATGTGATGGAGCAAGTCAGAAAGAGACAACCCCCATTTAAGGACAGTTTGCTACCACTaaaactactactactactttattAACCACACGTCTCTATATGAAATTCACCTAAGCTacagtattttgttaaattagttcTCTAAGTTCCTTCTACCATAATTTGCAGAAGTCATTCTAACCTCACTTACAATCATGAAACAGTAGATCCACATTTAGTCTGGAGGCAGATGGTATAAAAGATGGTATAAAAATCCCTGGATCCATGTATCTtgactgagctcagctgaagtcaTTTTGATGCCACACCAACAttttagccaaaagaaaaaaagacgtTGCCAGAATCGATATGAATTCTTTGACTCTGCACCCTTATCTCCTTCCAGTAGTCTGCCTTTGTACATACACAGGTTCTCccctccacagtgctgcctgtccccagcagccttgCCAGGTAAACAGAGATTTTTCCCCACCAAGGCCACGGTGACACGCGCGCCGCTGCGTACCAGGGACCTGGAGACGACTCCAGAATTCTGTAGcaggaaatacacaaaaaatgcagTCAGCTTCCAACTCTAACAGAAGGTGAACACAAAGAGCATGTATGTGTGCCGTACACTTGAGGCTGCCAGTCTTTTAAGACAGGCCTTGAGCTGCTTAAATTGGGAACTGATTTGTAATatgcagaagggcaggaaaagatttcaaactgaaaatccactgcaTCGAATTGCCCAAAATTGCAGGGACCATGACCCATATCGTGCCTCCCAATCCAGGGTTCCTACCATTTCCTTCACAGGAGTTAAAACTGGCTGGAGGTCTAGTGTAACAGATGAAGGTTCGTACGCTCAAGGCATTTCAGACATGGTCAGAGACAGGATCAGACTGACTACACCAGAAGGTGTTAAGTAAGAGATCCCATGGTTTTTCTGTTCAagcaccttttttcccccagctgatgaaaaacaccaaatgttttaGTATATACAGAGATGGGTGGCAGTTACAGATTTTAATAGttaggaattttatttctttcaaaaattcagtgaatCTTTATGCAAACTAGGTCGACACATCTTTCAGCATtaggcaaatacaccaacaaggAAGATTATAGACCTGTACATAAACAGAGATGTAGACAGAGCTAACTTACCTTCCTCGGAGGGTGCTCTGCCTCAGTGGGCACACTGACGGGACACAATTTTCTCCCTCTGGTTACCTCACTTCTCACTGTGTTTCCACGtttttgctggggtggaggtggtgccGGTACCAGGCCGGTGTTAACGACGGGAGATAAACTGGTCATGTATTTTACCGCATTTGGACCTTTTACTTCGCTCCTTTCCTCCTGTGAAAACATGTAACCAGGTTAAATAGGTTATGCAAAACCAGCGACCGAGCGTATTGAACCAACCATGGTTTGATGGCTCTTTACACCTCGTAAGACACATGCTTCTAGAACAGTTCCATAACTGAGTGCTTGCaattttgttcaggaaaagatttctgtgctaaaaccctttcttttaatttgcaaagcaacaGGCAGATTGCTTGGGAGCGTCACCCCCATAGCTATATACAGCACTGTGAGCCGGGTACTGCTTGTAGCGCAGAGTTCTGATCCCCAGCAGACAGAACCCCACGGCACTGCTGCGCTCCCTCCGCTGGCAAGCAAGTTCCAAAGCAGCCAAGGTCTCCCAATAGTAACGTCATTTGGCATCAATTACACAAGATGTGGTTCAAAACGCTTCTCTCCCATTTGTAGTGGAGGTCTAGTCCTCCttcagatgaaatgcaaacagaggcCCAGGGCcctgaaaagcaaaaggcaactCTAGAGAATAAATTCCACAAACATCGTGTGCTCTGGGTCTGAGCTCTGCGTCATGTCTGCATAACCTGTGACTGATCCGGCTGTTTTGTCAGCAGGGAGCATGAAGCAGAAAGTGCCGgcaaattcttggagaaaggaTGGTGCCCATCACAGTAAGAGCAAATGCAGGAGGGAGCTATTCGTCCAGTGTCTGCCAGGCAGCGGTCACAGCCCCATTCCGAAATCCTCCAGCCCCATGGAACTCCTAACACTAAACCAATTACACcatgttttcctagaaaaaaagtccaaatctCACCTGAAAGTAACTGTGTATGTATCAAGATCATGTCTGGCTACTCCAAAAAGCTCTCATTCTCTGAACCTGCCAGTGTGACTTAGCAGGAGGAATGGTaactagaaaaaataaaggaggttttttgttactttgcagctgtagatgaaGGTGAAAACTTGTAAGGCTCTGTGGAAATATTCCTGAGTTCTTGGTGTTAACCAGGTGGCTGCCTCCCTCTCGACATAACAGATAGTCTATGTGGAGGGAGAAAATTATGCATGCAGAGGTTTTATACTATAAAAGATAAGCCaccacatttttcctcactgtgatcaAGAACTGGGCATTAGACCAGTAAgtcaatgtcttgaaaattaaggggAGGTTAACAAGGagagtttaaataaaagctgatcaCCATTTGGAAGGCATGTTGCCTGCACTAACCAGGTCTGGGAACTACAGTACTAAAGCAGTATTATAAAGCTGTCCCTAAAAtgactttattttcagaatgaaatatggccTCACCCTGCTGGCAGGCTGTAGACTGAGTTGAGGTGCCAGGCACTTCTTTTTAGATGTTGAAGTATTTACAGCCCCCACTGCAGCACAGATGGGAAGTGGTGGGAAATGGAGTGAGTGCTGCAGATCCCCTGGAGCTGCATGTGGTCGCCTGGAAGTCTAGAACAGAATAgagaaaacagctacaaaatctCAGCGTATAGTTTCCAGTGCAGAACAGCatcatgagggggaaaaaaaaaaaacagcaccgATTGAGATATTTGGAAGTGATGAGTGATTCTCAGGTACCttcaggaaattacattttctagtcTGCCTCCAAAGAGCCAGGCCCCTTTAGGCATCTTTCATTAAGCATCCAAATACTGGAGCATCCAGAATAACTCTTGACCATAAATCCAGGTTTTGCTACTGTCTCTTCACAGTG
This window of the Athene noctua chromosome 23, bAthNoc1.hap1.1, whole genome shotgun sequence genome carries:
- the LOC141969728 gene encoding uncharacterized protein LOC141969728, with amino-acid sequence MQYDDDIEAEERQIDDQMSGTSESPSGDEKPDLDTEKESETLSEKALEVSDSEKDEDDKYSDSDFWDDEQAPDGTFVAEGRRTLDVQEASEKAGRERTMLGETKAIEEAHFVEEEEVFTKEAGEEAERLGDLLPEDEAVAVLQAEGQPVVEESAPEESAMAEGDPKGQGIGKGRAFGIEMTPGEQGVLVEGMESEAELEERGTGEEEVPGAGELLDEEESRMQPEGRGGAEESSESDEEESEEEESDGEEDMEEGDTSGEDDMASDMSEGEEDGDAGEFEGTDVRIPFSEEEEEMDEVGFEGEDVLGALFGGEEDGDEGEFEGMDVASPF